Proteins from a genomic interval of Acidimicrobiales bacterium:
- a CDS encoding SDR family oxidoreductase — translation MGLLDGKVAIVTGAGRGIGRAEALLLASEGASVVVNDLGGDWTGEGKDDRPAQQVVDDVEAAGGTAVANYDDVASWKGAESLVQQAVDTYGALDVLVNNAGILRDKMSFNMTEDDWDAVIKVHLKGHFCPSRVAAAHWRQRSKEAGAPVGAAIVNTSSESGLYGNAGQLNYAAAKAGIAAMTIVLARELERVGVRVNAIAPVARTRLTESLGGGFMEQKEGDFDRFAPDNVAPVVAWLASDLAAGVSGQVVKVQGGVLQLVEGWRPVTQVKADKPWTVDAVDEARSALFARSEPGVPPFMFDVEG, via the coding sequence GTGGGCCTGCTCGACGGGAAAGTAGCGATCGTCACCGGCGCTGGTCGGGGTATCGGCCGGGCCGAGGCGCTACTGCTGGCATCCGAGGGCGCCAGCGTGGTCGTCAACGACCTCGGCGGCGACTGGACCGGCGAGGGCAAGGACGACCGTCCGGCCCAACAGGTGGTCGACGACGTGGAGGCGGCCGGCGGCACCGCGGTCGCCAACTACGACGACGTTGCCAGCTGGAAGGGCGCCGAGAGCCTCGTCCAGCAGGCAGTGGACACCTACGGCGCCCTCGACGTGCTGGTGAACAACGCCGGCATCCTCAGGGACAAGATGTCGTTCAACATGACCGAGGACGATTGGGACGCGGTCATCAAGGTGCATCTCAAGGGCCACTTCTGCCCGTCCCGCGTCGCCGCCGCCCATTGGCGCCAGCGCTCCAAGGAGGCCGGCGCCCCGGTCGGGGCCGCCATCGTCAACACGTCGTCCGAGTCCGGCCTCTACGGCAACGCCGGCCAGCTGAACTACGCGGCCGCCAAGGCGGGCATCGCCGCCATGACGATCGTGCTGGCGCGCGAGCTCGAGCGCGTCGGCGTGCGGGTCAACGCCATCGCACCCGTCGCCCGGACCCGGCTCACCGAGTCACTCGGGGGCGGCTTCATGGAGCAGAAGGAAGGGGACTTCGATCGCTTCGCGCCGGACAACGTCGCCCCGGTCGTGGCCTGGCTCGCCTCCGACCTCGCAGCCGGTGTCTCGGGCCAGGTCGTGAAGGTCCAGGGCGGCGTGCTCCAGCTGGTCGAGGGCTGGCGTCCCGTCACCCAGGTCAAGGCGGACAAGCCCTGGACCGTCGACGCCGTCGACGAGGCCCGCTCTGCCCTCTTCGCCCGCTCCGAGCCCGGAGTGCCGCCGTTCATGTTCGACGTGGAGGGCTAG
- a CDS encoding acyl-CoA dehydrogenase family protein, with protein sequence MRLAWGPEVDEFRAELVGFLEQHAPPEAKALKNAGTLSDSGDDDGASIIPDWARRWQATLFDHGWMVPGYPPHLGGRNATPVQTLVYLQELAARGIPRSVHFPGYAIVAPSLLEFGNEDQRRLAPAAIRGDDVWCIGMSEPNAGSDLAGLQTRAVLDGDAFIVNGQKVWTSYAMVAERCFCYVRTDPTAPRHKGISVLIIDMATPGIEVRPLRQFSGAAHFAEVFFTDVLVPATNLVGEVNDGWRITMGSLAHERGGLWVQSVSLVESNLDDLVSLCRRRGLTADAGVRRRLAEAYEQVSSLRALGYKGFTSFASTSSAPEHSYLKLATSELGKSLYELGTELLGPDGVVVDAERGEEGGRWVRGFFLSFANTIAGGSSEIQRNIIAQRVLGLPRS encoded by the coding sequence GTGCGCCTGGCGTGGGGGCCCGAGGTCGACGAGTTCCGCGCTGAGCTGGTCGGCTTCCTCGAGCAGCACGCTCCCCCCGAGGCCAAGGCCCTCAAGAACGCCGGCACCCTGTCGGACAGCGGCGACGACGATGGGGCGTCGATCATCCCCGACTGGGCGCGGCGCTGGCAGGCGACGCTGTTCGACCACGGCTGGATGGTCCCCGGGTACCCGCCCCACCTGGGGGGCCGTAACGCCACACCCGTGCAGACGCTGGTCTACCTGCAGGAGCTCGCGGCGCGGGGCATCCCCCGCTCGGTGCACTTCCCCGGCTACGCAATCGTGGCGCCGAGCCTCCTCGAGTTCGGGAACGAGGACCAGCGCCGACTGGCGCCCGCCGCCATCCGGGGTGACGACGTGTGGTGCATCGGTATGAGCGAGCCCAACGCCGGCTCCGACCTCGCCGGCCTCCAGACCCGAGCCGTGCTCGACGGCGACGCCTTCATCGTCAACGGCCAGAAGGTCTGGACGTCCTACGCCATGGTGGCCGAGCGCTGCTTCTGCTACGTCCGAACCGACCCCACCGCGCCACGGCACAAGGGCATCAGCGTGCTCATCATCGACATGGCGACACCAGGGATCGAGGTCAGGCCGCTCCGGCAGTTCTCGGGGGCCGCCCATTTCGCCGAGGTCTTCTTCACCGATGTGCTCGTGCCCGCAACCAACCTCGTCGGCGAGGTCAACGACGGGTGGCGCATCACGATGGGATCACTGGCCCACGAGCGCGGCGGGCTGTGGGTCCAGTCGGTGTCGCTCGTCGAGTCCAATCTGGACGACCTCGTCTCCCTCTGCCGGCGTCGGGGGCTGACGGCCGACGCAGGCGTCAGGCGGCGACTGGCCGAGGCCTACGAGCAGGTGTCGAGCCTACGGGCGCTCGGCTACAAGGGCTTCACCAGCTTCGCCAGTACCAGCTCGGCGCCCGAGCACTCCTACCTCAAGCTCGCCACCTCGGAGCTGGGCAAGTCTCTCTACGAGCTGGGCACGGAGCTCCTCGGCCCCGACGGCGTGGTCGTCGACGCCGAGCGCGGCGAGGAGGGAGGCCGCTGGGTGCGGGGCTTCTTCCTGAGCTTCGCCAACACCATCGCCGGCGGCAGCTCGGAGATCCAGCGCAACATCATCGCCCAGCGGGTCCTCGGCCTCCCGAGGAGCTGA
- a CDS encoding SDR family oxidoreductase, which translates to MPLLEDKVAIVTGAGHGVGRGEALELAAEGARVVVNDLGGSVGGGGADKRPAEEVAELIRRRGGDAAVNYDDVADWNGAASLVQQAVDTFGRLDVLVNNAGILRDKMMFSMSEDDFDSVIRVHLKGTFATTHHASVYWREQSKAGSQPRAAVVNTVSSAGLQGNVGQANYGAAKAGIASLTIITSLELARYGVRANAIAPGGMTRMSGAVVKDMELKEPEEYEEFDPMNPGNSAPMVAWLASDEALHVTGQVFRAVGSTITHYVPWTLGEGIDTPGEPTKWSPDGIGPALNASVFHSRHPGLQMGRARGR; encoded by the coding sequence ATGCCGCTGCTCGAGGACAAGGTCGCCATCGTCACCGGTGCTGGCCACGGGGTAGGGCGCGGTGAGGCGCTCGAGCTCGCTGCCGAGGGGGCCCGGGTGGTCGTCAACGACCTGGGTGGCTCGGTGGGCGGTGGGGGCGCCGACAAGCGCCCGGCGGAGGAGGTCGCCGAGCTCATCCGCCGCCGAGGCGGCGACGCGGCGGTCAACTACGACGACGTCGCCGACTGGAATGGCGCCGCCAGCCTCGTCCAGCAGGCGGTGGACACCTTTGGCCGGCTCGACGTGCTGGTCAACAACGCCGGCATCCTCAGGGACAAGATGATGTTCTCGATGAGCGAGGACGACTTCGACTCGGTCATCAGGGTCCATCTCAAGGGCACCTTCGCGACCACCCACCACGCCTCGGTGTACTGGCGGGAGCAGTCGAAGGCGGGATCCCAGCCGCGGGCGGCCGTCGTCAACACGGTCTCCAGCGCCGGCCTCCAGGGCAACGTGGGCCAGGCCAACTACGGCGCGGCCAAGGCCGGCATCGCCTCCCTCACCATCATCACCAGCCTCGAGCTCGCTCGCTACGGCGTCCGGGCCAATGCCATCGCCCCGGGCGGGATGACCCGGATGTCGGGGGCGGTCGTGAAGGACATGGAGCTCAAGGAGCCGGAGGAGTACGAGGAGTTCGACCCCATGAACCCGGGCAACTCGGCGCCCATGGTCGCCTGGCTCGCGTCGGACGAGGCCCTGCACGTGACCGGCCAGGTGTTCCGGGCGGTGGGATCGACGATCACCCACTACGTCCCCTGGACGCTCGGCGAGGGCATCGACACCCCGGGAGAGCCGACCAAGTGGAGCCCGGATGGCATAGGCCCGGCCCTCAACGCGTCGGTCTTCCATTCCCGCCATCCCGGGCTCCAGATGGGTCGGGCGCGAGGCAGATAG
- a CDS encoding TetR/AcrR family transcriptional regulator, with amino-acid sequence MTSDYPDRQTPRRKAGVRPGGTPAQQRDLRAQGRRTVVRLLDAGLRAFETIGYAATRVDDIVRMADTSHGTFYLYFASKEDLLAALAKECATEMEALADALGPVGPGADGRAQLRAWVQHFVEVYRRYGPVVRAWNESQVSDPALARLGQRSLRTITSKLTHRIGEASRPPGVDPEPAAFAFIGMLERVNYFVTSRAVPVDDDAAVDTLTAVLHTGIFGGRPGRRAAAGRR; translated from the coding sequence GTGACGTCAGACTATCCGGATCGACAGACTCCACGGCGAAAGGCGGGCGTCCGCCCTGGCGGCACACCGGCGCAACAGCGCGACCTGCGGGCCCAGGGTCGGCGCACGGTGGTCCGGCTGCTCGACGCCGGGCTGAGAGCCTTCGAGACGATCGGGTACGCGGCGACGAGGGTCGACGACATCGTGCGCATGGCCGACACCTCGCACGGGACCTTCTATCTGTACTTCGCCAGCAAGGAGGATCTGCTGGCGGCGCTGGCCAAGGAGTGCGCCACCGAGATGGAGGCGCTGGCGGACGCGCTCGGCCCCGTTGGACCCGGCGCCGATGGGCGGGCCCAGCTGCGGGCATGGGTGCAGCATTTCGTCGAGGTGTACCGCCGCTATGGGCCGGTCGTCCGGGCGTGGAACGAGAGCCAGGTGTCGGATCCGGCCCTCGCCCGATTGGGGCAGCGCTCGTTGCGCACGATCACCTCCAAGCTGACCCACCGGATCGGCGAGGCGTCGCGCCCGCCGGGCGTGGATCCCGAGCCCGCGGCGTTCGCCTTCATCGGCATGCTCGAGCGCGTCAACTACTTCGTGACGTCCCGCGCCGTACCCGTCGACGACGATGCCGCCGTGGACACACTGACGGCGGTGCTGCACACCGGGATATTCGGCGGGCGCCCGGGACGCCGGGCGGCCGCCGGTCGCCGCTGA
- a CDS encoding class I adenylate-forming enzyme family protein, producing the protein MLDELPHEAAKRFGDATAYVSAAGWGVSYRALDRLSDEVAVGLARRSIGPGDVVALAMPSLPEYIVAYLALAKLGAVTAGVNDRLSERERSAVLSVAHPRLVLATPGAVPDRPPEGAELLEVHPAEHEDGVLTDLRQPGESPPSLPPDPDRPVAIVFTSGTTGTPKGAVYGNRQLHAITAADVGDRWGGGGRALAGTSFAHLGFMTKLAGALRSGGTTFLINRWRAAEALELTERHRLTNIGGIPTQIALMLQAPAFDSCDRSSVQLIVMGGGPATAALVRSARAGFAAPVCVRYSCTETGIGLGTGPDDHDEDAEVSVGRARPGIELTVRDEEGRRTAPGQVGEVCLRSAAVMSGYHRDPDATRAAFTADGAVRTGDLGWVDDRARLRLVGRTKEMYVRGGYNVYPMEVEGVLAEHPGIAEVAVVPRPDAVMGEIGVAVVVPREPRREPELEDLRAFAAPHLAAYKLPEALNVVDALPRTPMEKLDRRALQQTAERADELR; encoded by the coding sequence ATGCTCGACGAACTCCCTCACGAGGCGGCGAAGCGCTTCGGCGATGCTACCGCCTACGTCTCGGCCGCCGGATGGGGCGTCTCGTACCGAGCGCTCGACCGGCTCTCCGACGAGGTCGCCGTCGGGCTGGCCCGCCGTTCGATCGGGCCCGGAGACGTGGTGGCGCTGGCCATGCCGTCGCTTCCGGAGTACATCGTCGCCTACCTGGCGCTGGCCAAGCTGGGGGCGGTCACGGCTGGTGTGAACGATCGTCTGTCCGAAAGGGAGCGCTCCGCCGTCCTGTCGGTCGCCCACCCCCGTCTCGTGCTCGCCACCCCTGGAGCCGTGCCCGACCGCCCGCCGGAAGGGGCGGAGCTGCTCGAGGTGCACCCGGCCGAGCACGAGGACGGCGTCTTGACAGACCTCCGCCAGCCGGGCGAGTCGCCCCCATCGCTGCCGCCCGATCCCGACAGGCCCGTGGCCATCGTCTTCACGTCGGGGACGACTGGCACGCCCAAGGGAGCCGTCTATGGCAACCGCCAGCTCCACGCGATCACGGCGGCCGACGTGGGCGACCGGTGGGGAGGCGGAGGGCGCGCCCTGGCAGGTACGTCCTTCGCCCACTTGGGCTTCATGACCAAGCTGGCTGGCGCGCTTCGATCGGGGGGCACGACCTTCCTGATCAACCGCTGGCGCGCAGCTGAGGCGCTCGAGCTGACCGAGCGCCACCGCCTCACCAACATCGGTGGCATCCCAACCCAGATCGCGCTCATGCTCCAGGCACCGGCGTTCGACTCCTGCGACCGCTCGAGCGTGCAGCTCATCGTCATGGGCGGCGGGCCGGCCACGGCGGCGCTGGTGCGTAGCGCTCGGGCCGGCTTTGCCGCTCCCGTGTGCGTCCGCTACTCGTGCACCGAGACGGGCATCGGCCTCGGTACCGGGCCCGACGACCATGACGAGGACGCCGAGGTCAGCGTCGGCCGAGCCCGCCCCGGCATAGAGCTCACTGTCCGCGACGAGGAGGGCCGACGCACCGCGCCGGGCCAGGTCGGCGAGGTGTGCCTGCGCTCGGCCGCCGTCATGTCGGGCTACCACCGAGATCCCGACGCCACCCGGGCCGCGTTCACCGCCGATGGTGCGGTTCGCACCGGCGACCTCGGCTGGGTGGACGACCGGGCCCGTCTGCGACTTGTCGGCCGGACCAAGGAGATGTACGTACGCGGGGGCTACAACGTGTACCCCATGGAGGTGGAGGGCGTGCTGGCCGAGCACCCCGGCATCGCCGAAGTGGCGGTGGTACCCCGGCCCGACGCCGTCATGGGAGAGATCGGAGTGGCGGTCGTCGTGCCCCGCGAGCCCCGCCGAGAACCCGAGCTCGAGGACCTCCGCGCCTTCGCCGCTCCCCACCTCGCCGCCTATAAGCTCCCCGAGGCCCTGAACGTCGTCGACGCCCTCCCCCGTACGCCCATGGAGAAGCTCGACCGCCGCGCCCTTCAGCAAACGGCGGAGCGGGCGGACGAGCTACGCTGA
- a CDS encoding MaoC family dehydratase N-terminal domain-containing protein, with product MAVDTSVIGKKTGSSRLAVERGPVSNFAKAVKDENPVYQNVRIAVDAGFDSIPAPPTFGFAMAHWGTFPENQPPPDPEADGGAVMKVIGGLMAKGGLVLHGEQEFEYHRPVVVGDVLASEGRITDVYEKESRGKTMTFLVSETRYTDERTGEPVLTSRMNLIHRSA from the coding sequence ATGGCAGTTGACACGAGCGTCATCGGGAAGAAGACCGGGTCCTCTCGCCTCGCCGTGGAGCGTGGACCGGTCTCGAACTTCGCCAAGGCGGTGAAGGACGAGAACCCCGTGTACCAGAACGTGCGGATCGCGGTCGACGCCGGGTTCGATTCGATCCCGGCCCCGCCGACGTTCGGGTTCGCCATGGCGCATTGGGGCACCTTCCCGGAGAACCAGCCGCCGCCGGATCCCGAGGCGGACGGTGGCGCTGTCATGAAGGTGATCGGCGGGCTGATGGCCAAGGGTGGCCTGGTGCTGCACGGCGAGCAGGAGTTCGAGTACCACCGCCCGGTCGTGGTCGGCGACGTCCTGGCGAGCGAGGGGCGCATCACCGACGTCTACGAGAAGGAGAGCAGGGGGAAGACGATGACCTTCCTCGTCTCCGAGACCCGCTACACCGACGAGCGGACGGGCGAGCCGGTGCTCACCTCGAGGATGAACCTCATCCACCGTTCGGCCTGA
- a CDS encoding AMP-binding protein encodes MPADWKLREVDPGLVRRYLRNGWWTDETLGSVLADGLTRSAGLTFRIHSRTRPWSGTFGGVEELGLRMAGGLRARGLGPGDVIAFQIPNWIEAAVTFYATSFLGAVLVPIVHFYGRKEVGHILRQSGARALVTVDRFGHLDHLADLDGLRAGLPDLELMAVVGGDAPPLSRSQVPSWAVPFSDLLDHPPLDGPIAVDPATPAAVAYTSGTTADPKGVVHVHRTLVFEVRQLGDVQASRELPLLTGAPVAHGIGMLSGLLLPLYRRQAVHLTDVWDPAQVLADMLEDGVAAGSGATFFFTSLLDHPDCGPDHLRLMRETGLGGSSVPVAVADRATSLGISITRAFGSTEHPSTTGSRHDVPLDKRTRTDGRPLLGVELRVVDESGADLPTGEAGEVVSRGPDCFWGYTDPALTASAFDADGWYLTEDVGRLDPEGYLTITDRKKDIIIRGGENVSAPEVEGLLMQVPGVAEAAVVAAPDARLGEHACAFLRQVPGARPPDLDTIRGILEAEGMARQKWPEELRLVDDFPRTPSGKVQKFVLRQRLAEEARSALS; translated from the coding sequence ATGCCGGCCGACTGGAAGCTGCGGGAGGTGGACCCCGGGCTGGTCCGCCGGTACCTGCGAAACGGATGGTGGACCGACGAGACGCTCGGCTCGGTGCTGGCCGACGGGCTGACGAGGAGCGCCGGCCTCACCTTCCGCATCCACTCCCGCACCAGGCCCTGGTCGGGCACCTTCGGTGGCGTCGAAGAGCTGGGCCTGCGGATGGCAGGGGGCCTGCGGGCCCGCGGCCTCGGCCCTGGTGACGTGATCGCCTTCCAGATCCCCAACTGGATCGAGGCGGCCGTGACCTTCTACGCCACGTCCTTCCTCGGGGCGGTGCTGGTGCCGATCGTCCACTTCTACGGGCGCAAGGAGGTCGGCCACATCCTGCGCCAGTCGGGCGCCCGCGCCCTCGTCACGGTCGACCGGTTCGGGCACCTCGACCACCTCGCCGATCTCGACGGGCTTCGCGCCGGCCTCCCCGACCTCGAGCTGATGGCTGTCGTCGGCGGCGACGCCCCGCCGCTCTCCCGCTCTCAGGTCCCGAGCTGGGCCGTGCCTTTCAGCGACCTCCTCGACCACCCGCCCCTCGACGGCCCGATCGCCGTCGACCCCGCGACCCCCGCGGCCGTCGCCTACACCTCGGGCACCACCGCCGACCCCAAAGGGGTCGTCCACGTCCACCGCACCCTCGTCTTCGAGGTGCGCCAGCTGGGCGATGTCCAGGCGAGCCGGGAGCTGCCGTTGCTGACCGGGGCGCCGGTCGCCCACGGCATCGGCATGCTGTCGGGGCTGCTCCTGCCCCTGTACCGGCGACAGGCGGTGCATCTGACCGACGTCTGGGATCCGGCACAGGTGCTGGCGGACATGCTCGAGGACGGTGTCGCGGCCGGAAGCGGCGCCACCTTCTTCTTCACCAGCCTCCTCGACCATCCCGACTGCGGTCCCGACCACCTACGCCTGATGCGGGAGACGGGGCTCGGGGGATCTTCCGTGCCCGTGGCGGTCGCGGACCGGGCGACCTCGCTCGGGATCTCGATCACGAGGGCCTTCGGCTCGACCGAGCATCCGTCGACCACCGGCTCGAGGCACGACGTGCCCCTCGACAAGCGCACCCGCACCGACGGCCGCCCGCTGCTGGGCGTGGAGCTGCGGGTCGTCGACGAGTCCGGGGCCGACCTCCCGACCGGCGAAGCCGGAGAGGTGGTCAGTCGGGGCCCCGACTGCTTCTGGGGCTACACCGACCCTGCCTTGACAGCCAGCGCCTTCGACGCCGACGGGTGGTATCTGACCGAAGACGTCGGCCGGCTCGACCCCGAGGGCTACCTGACCATCACCGACCGCAAGAAGGACATCATCATCCGCGGTGGTGAGAACGTCAGCGCCCCTGAGGTCGAGGGGCTGTTGATGCAGGTGCCCGGCGTGGCCGAGGCGGCAGTGGTCGCCGCTCCCGACGCGCGCCTGGGCGAGCACGCCTGCGCCTTCCTGCGGCAGGTGCCGGGAGCCCGTCCGCCCGACCTGGACACCATCCGCGGCATCCTCGAGGCCGAGGGGATGGCCAGGCAGAAATGGCCCGAGGAGCTGCGGCTGGTGGACGATTTCCCCCGGACGCCTTCGGGGAAGGTCCAGAAGTTCGTCCTCCGCCAACGGCTGGCCGAGGAGGCCCGCTCGGCACTCTCCTGA
- a CDS encoding amidohydrolase family protein, translated as MRTEDLILVSVDDHTVEPPDMFANHLPAKWKDLAPRSVKKPDGTDVWVYEGNEIPNIGLNAVAGRPPEEYNIEPTRYEELRPGCYQIDERVNDMNRNGVLGSMCFPSFVQFCGQLFSKSNDLDVGLAMLKAYNDWHVDEWAGSHPGRFIPLSIPPIWDPEEMAKEVRRMAAKGCHAVTFSEDPAKLGWPHIFGDHWDPFFAACEEEGTVICLHIGSSSTILGLAPGAPIDIMITLTPLNAMHAATDLLWSPVLRRFPNLHFALSEGGIGWLPYWLERIDYAYQQHRYWTHQDFGDQLPSQVAKDRFTFCFISDAAGLETRHLMGVHNITWECDYPHSDSTWPHSPETLMKQLAGVPDDEINMITYQNAMKVFNYDPFTHRPRERCTVGALRAEAPA; from the coding sequence ATGCGCACCGAGGACCTCATCCTGGTCAGCGTCGACGACCACACCGTCGAGCCGCCGGACATGTTCGCCAACCACCTCCCGGCCAAGTGGAAGGACCTGGCCCCGAGGAGCGTGAAGAAGCCCGACGGCACCGACGTGTGGGTCTACGAGGGCAACGAGATCCCCAACATCGGCCTGAACGCCGTGGCCGGGCGGCCCCCCGAGGAGTACAACATCGAGCCCACCCGCTACGAGGAGCTGCGGCCCGGTTGCTACCAGATCGACGAGCGCGTCAACGACATGAACCGCAACGGCGTCCTCGGCTCGATGTGCTTTCCGTCCTTCGTGCAGTTCTGCGGTCAGCTCTTCTCGAAGTCCAACGACCTCGACGTCGGCCTGGCCATGCTCAAGGCGTACAACGACTGGCACGTGGACGAGTGGGCCGGTAGCCATCCCGGACGCTTCATCCCCCTCTCGATCCCGCCCATCTGGGACCCCGAGGAGATGGCCAAGGAGGTGCGCCGCATGGCTGCCAAGGGCTGCCATGCCGTCACCTTCTCCGAGGACCCGGCCAAGCTCGGGTGGCCGCACATCTTCGGTGACCACTGGGATCCGTTCTTCGCCGCCTGCGAAGAGGAGGGCACGGTCATCTGCCTGCACATCGGCTCCTCCTCGACCATCCTCGGGCTCGCGCCCGGCGCGCCGATCGACATCATGATCACCCTCACGCCGCTCAACGCCATGCACGCGGCGACGGACCTCCTCTGGTCACCGGTGCTGCGACGGTTCCCCAACCTGCACTTCGCCCTCTCCGAGGGCGGGATCGGCTGGCTGCCGTACTGGCTGGAGCGGATCGACTACGCCTACCAGCAGCACCGCTATTGGACGCACCAGGACTTCGGTGACCAGCTGCCGAGCCAGGTGGCCAAGGACCGCTTCACCTTCTGCTTCATCAGCGACGCCGCCGGCCTGGAGACCAGGCACCTCATGGGCGTACACAACATCACCTGGGAGTGCGACTACCCCCACTCGGACTCGACCTGGCCCCACTCCCCCGAGACCCTGATGAAGCAGCTGGCCGGGGTCCCCGACGACGAGATCAACATGATCACGTACCAGAACGCCATGAAGGTGTTCAACTACGATCCGTTCACGCACCGGCCGCGCGAGAGGTGCACGGTGGGCGCGCTCCGCGCTGAAGCCCCCGCCTGA